The DNA window TTTACGCGCTTCTGTAAAATTGCCAGCAATCGCAGTTGCTAAAATAGCATTCACTTCTTTAGGTTTAGCCACACTTGCCATGGAATAAATCAGTTCTGGCGTAAGCGATTTTCCCAGCACAGCACAACTCTGCATCACATTCTCTAAGCGGCGACAATCGCCATCACTCACATCAAAGAGAGCTTTTTTAGTATCAGCAGTTAACACAAGCCCTTCATTTTTAGCAACAGTTTCCACAACTTCGATAATCTCTTGCTCTGATAGAGGCTTGAAACGAAATACTGCACAACGGCTCTGAATAGGATCAATAATTTTAGAACTATAATTACAAGATAAAATAAAACGACACGTCTTAGTATAATTTTCCATCGTACGACGCAACGCCTGCTGCGCTTCGCGCGTCAACGCATCACTTTCATCAAGATAAATTATTTTGAATGGGACATTACCAATTGCTTTGGTACGAGCAAAATCTTTCACTTTGACACGAACTACATCAATACCACGTTCATCCGACGCGTTTAATTCCAACGTGTTCTCGCGCCAGCTATCACCAAAAAGTTCGTGTGCAATCACTAACGCCATTGTAGTCTTACCAACGCCAGCAGGACCAGAGAACAACAAATGAGGCATATTACCTGATTTGACTAGAGCTGATACTTTCTCAACAATATCTTTTTGCCCACGAATCTGCGCAAACGTATGCGGTCGATATTTCTCAGTCCAGATAGTAGAATCCATACAACACGCAAACGACAGACAGTTTAAAAGAATTGTGGAAAGGGAAAAGTAGTTCTCATAAAAAGCAACTCAAAACCATCCCGTAATCCAGTGCCAAATCGTTCCCCAAGAAATATCAAACAAAAACACCACCACAAGCATAACCAAAAATGCGATAATCGCAACCTTAACGAGAAATGAAAATATTCTGCCAAAGAAATACAGCAAAATAATCAAAATAATAATACCTACTAACGAAAATGGATCCATAGAAGTCTAAAAATGAGATCTCTATTTATTTCTTTGTCTCCCCTTGAGGTTCCCTTCGATTTTCCGACTGTTGTCCTTCTTTACAGGCTCATTCATCAGATGGACAATTTGTGTCGGGAACGCAATTACGATTCCTGCTTTATTCAATGCCGTATACACTTTCTCTGTCATCTCAATTTTCTTCGCATGCTCTTGATCCCAATGAGGAATCCAAAATGTTAAGCGAAATTTAAGTGCAAAATCCCCCATCTCCATAAATTGGACTTGCGGTACGGGATCTTTAAGCACGCCCAATGTCTTCGACACGACATCAAAGATTGTTTTACGCACTTTTGCAGGATCACTGCCATATTCTACACCAAACATAACTTTAACTCGAACTTTTGTATCAGGTCTAGCATAGTTACGAACACGTGAATTCGCTAAATACCCATTAGGAATATAGATTACTTCATTATCAAATGTAACCATTTTTGTACTGCGTAAACCAATGTCAATAATTGTGCCCAAATCTCCACTTTCAAGACGTACTTTATCTCCAATGTGATACGTCTCATCAAGCAGGAGACTAACACCTCCAAAGAGATTCTTCAACGAATCTTGCAGAGCAAGACCAAGAATAACTCCGCTAATACCTACCCCTGCAAGGTAAGGCGTAATGTCAATATGCCAAATATGTAAAATCCACAAAAATCCTATGAGAATAAAGATAACTTTTGTAACTTTGTGAAGAAGAGGCAGCAAAACCTCATCAATTTTGGTTTCCGTTTTAAGAGCAAGTTGATGACCCCAAGTTTGCACAATCGTGTCTAACAATCGTGACAAGAAAAAGAGAAAAAAGATTGCAAGCAAAGCATCCGTAACTAAAAGTACCCAACTCAACACACCAACATGACGTAACGCCAGTTCAAAACCAGAAGTAAACAGGAAAAGGAAAATCGGCCGTCTAGTCTTCTCAACAAACAAATCATCGAAAAGAGTTTCTGTTTTCTTTGCAAACACTTTTAGATACAACGCAAAGCCCCAAAACACAAGATTAGCCAGCAGTGCAAACGTAAGAATAATCAAAACACCAAAAACATAGGGATTTGTAAGAAATGTACCATAAGGCAACGTACCTACCCATGCTAAAACAGTATCCATCATAGAATATATCAAAAAGAAGATAAAAGAAGAAATTTAAATAAGTTGTGGTGTCAGATTCTTGAAAAACACTTATTCTGCGCCGCCGTCATCAACATTACCAGTTGGAACAGCATTACGAGAAATAACCAGAACATCTCCTACAGCTTTAACCAATTGATGAGGAACGATAACGCCTTTTGCATTTCCTAAAACTCGGCTTAAGAATGAATTCTTCGTTGCACGGATACGCCAGCCAGAAATTTTATTGCCTTGAACAAGACCATCTTCGATATCTCCGAAATAGTCACCAGCATCAGTAAACACCTTAAGATCGTACGTCTCACTCACCCTCTTCATCTTTAACATAATAATCACCTCAAACTAATAGCATGATGAGAGAACCTGACGTTTAAATAGTTTTTGCTGCTGGAGACTTTACTAAAAGGTTAGCATCACAAGAAATAGAGCAGTACTCTATTTCTGTGCAGAAATGAAGCTAGCTTCATTTCTTGCATCAGGTGAGGGTTGAGTAAATAACCCTCGAAAGAGGTCGGGGGGACCACCCCTAGGGGGTCGACCGGTACAGCGAAGAACACGACAAAAACTCCGAAAGATGCTACCTGAAAACAAGCAACGACTTGTTTTCTGTACAGAAATGTGACCAGAATCACATTTCTTGTAACCTAAGTAAAGGCAGGAGAGGAGTACTAATAAGGGGTGAGAGAAGTTAATAAGAACCAGAAAAGAATGAAAATACGTGCCTAATCTCACCCAAACCAAAGTAATAGCTGGCAAGAATGTTACAATCACTTTTATCTTTAAAAAATACAAAGCCCACCACCTTACAGCTGATCTTGAAGAACTTAAAGTACTTCAACAAAAACAAGGTGCTCAGCGAATTGGCAAAGTACTTAATAATGCACTCGAAAAAGAAGAACTAGATCTTCGTTGGCTTAATGTTAAAAATTGGGTTCCTATCCCTTATCAGAATTTTATTGAACATGTCACCAGTTTCTTTCCCAAAGTACTCTTCAATATCATCGAACAAAACCCCTATTTCATTGTAGGGGAACAATTAGTAATGGAATTTAGAATTATACACATCAAAGATCGAGGGTATTACCATGAACACAAAGTCGCTGAAAAGAAAAGTGACGAAGGATCAGACATAGAACACGCTTTGTTTGATATCTCTGGATTATGGCTACTGCAAACTATCGCAGCACCATGGTTTTATCTTAAGAAAATTGATTTTGAATACATTTATCGATATTACCTCCACGAACTTACTCATCACTATGATTTCTCAAACCAGCAGGTAGCCAGAATTCAAGCCGCTCAAAAAGCCAAAGAACCAAAAATACTAGGTCCAAAGCTTCTCTATGGCCAAGCAGAATTCGTAAAGAAGTACACTCGTTACTGTACTGTTCCAGCAGTTCCTTTCATCTATCAATCTATTTTCAATTTACGAATTGAGGGTATCGCTGACTTCAACGTACGACGTGTATCTGGGACTTTTAATATTGAACGAAGTGCACTCAAAGAGTATAATGAGAATTTGATTAATCTCACATTAAAAACAAAAGTACAAGACGCCGAAAGTTTCTATGGAGATAAAGTTGCATATAATCTCACTGCTGGAGGAGAACTAACCAGTGGAAGACAAATGTGCCTATGTATTATGCTCGCAATAGCCAGAATAACAAATATACCCTACAAGCTTCAAGTCGTGATGTGGACCAGAAAAAGACCGTACGAAAACGCCAACAAAGCAAATTGGAACGAACTACTTTCCACCTACAAAACCATCTATGTTACAAATGTTTCTACACAACTCATTGACACTGCCATCGCAAAAATTCAATCTCTCACACCCGAAGGATTTATTGAAGAATATGAAAAAGCCTGTCAAGTTCTTGGTATAACAAAAGAAGAATATAAAGTCATGACCACAAAGCGCATGTTAGGATTACGCCAGCTTGCCATTGATAATTATCTTACACAACGAAAAGCATTGAGAAAGAGAAAAGGATTTGAATAAAAAGAAATGAAAGAAAATTTATTGAATTCCCCGTTCATCAAGATATAATTTTCGTGTAAGAGCGCGAATTTTCTGTCGTAAACTCAACTCTTCCTTTTCGAGTCTATGTAGTTCAGCAATTACTGCTTTATTGTTAGCTCTGGCAACTGGCATCATTCGTGGACCTACCCTTTGAGGAAAACGATATTTCGTTTCACACTGTTTAATTTCTACCAACTTCCCTTCATACTGACGCATTAAATCTTGAAGACCAGCGAGATCATCATGAATTTCCCCAGCTTTTCCCATTTGTTTTTGAAGAACATCTACTCCCTCTTGGAGTTTGCCTAACTCAAACTTTTTTACAGCACCTTTTAAATCATCGCGAGAAAAAAATCCCATCTAATCTTCACCTCTTCTATTCTTCTATCTTAAATATTCTTCTATCTTAAATATTCTTCTATCTTAAATATTCTTCTATCCCAAACAAGTCGCAACTACCATTCTAAATTAACTATCAACCTCCACAACTCTTATAACCTTCTATTCCTCAAACATCCCCATGCCCTACCTTCTCCTAGGAACGTCCCACATCGCGCAACAAAGTATCGATGAGATTAAACACGCAGTAGACTCGTTCCAGCCAGATATCATCGCCGTAGAACTCGACAAAGAACGTGCCCACTCCTTACTCACCAACGCCGAAACGAACATCCCTCTCTCCGCCATACGTGTCATCGGCGTGCGCGGCTATCTCTTTGCCAAGATTGCCCACACCGTTCAACAAAAGCTCGGCAAAAGCATTGGCATTGCGCCAGGAAGCGAAATGAAGACCGCACTCACTCTTGCCAAAGAACAAAAGAAAAATGTTGCTTTAATCGACCAACCTATCCGTATTACTCTCAAAAATTTCTCTAAAACATTAACCTGGAAAGAAAAAGGTCGCTTCGCAATGGATATCATCAAAGGAATTATCTCACCAGAAAAAGAACTCGAAAAATCTGGCTTTAAAGACATCGATTTGCGTAAAGTACCTCAACAAGAATTCATTGAAAAAATGATCGAGCATCTTCGTGTACGTTACCCTTCATTATACAAAGTACTTATCGACGACCGCAACCACTACATGGTTAAAGCATTAGTCAAGATCCTGCGAACACATCCTGAAAAAAAGGTTCTCGTAATCGTGGGAGCAGGACATCTCAAAGGCATGAAAGAACTTTTGCTCAAGATTGAGATCATAACATAATTCTAAATCTATCAATTCAACACTAAAGCTTAAAAGTGAGGGTCTTGCCACTCTTAATATGGAATTACTACATCTTCTCAAGGGCAGTGGATTTGGAATCTATACATTCACACCAATGACGCAAGACCTCGTTCCAGCACTCGAACGAAAAATAGCATTAGGAGATGAACTTACTCCTCGGGAAGTAGAAAAAGCAACATTGGCATTTGGATTAATACCTACTAAAAATGCTGGATATCTCCCTTCTCAAAATTACAAAGAGTGCGGCAGACTAGAAGGTATTAGTCTTGAATTTGAATTTCCTATTAACCAAGATTACAAATATGGCGATTTATATCTCTTTAAATCAACTATTTTTGGAGAAAGTGAACGAATTGCAACTTTTCGAATTCGAACAGTAAACGGGTATAAAGCACCCGATGAACTCGATTTGAGAGTTCAAGAATCTGGAAAAGGTGAAAAAACACCAATACAAGGATTACAACCACTAACACTTATCACACGTTGCCAAGAAGAGATTACCCAATATGGAATAGCTCAAGTTCATCTTCTAAAAAGTATTCTAAGATTGTACCAACATACCAATTCACCTACGCCTCTTTCTCCTGTTGAAGATGAGTTTGGAGAGTTAGATTTAGGAGAAGAACCACCAATAGCAAACATCCGAACAATTTGTTAACAAACCAACACAAAATAGTCCAAATTCTTATAAAAAACAGCCCATTTTAAGCACTTGGTAGTAATGGCAGGAAGCTTACGCAGACTGTTCGTAAAAAGTGATTAGAAACCATGTCGTGAGGTTGAGCATCAATGCGAAACCTCACTTGAATGTAATTTTTGATCAAACTTTTACGAACGTAAAAGTTTGTGAGGAAAGTCCGTCCACCATCAAAAAGCCACTTGCTGCAAAGCAGAGGGGGAAATCCCCTAGCTCTGGACCAGAAACGACACGTCCTACGAACCATGGAATGAGATAGCGACGGACTTGGCGACAAGACCCTAGATAACCTGTCGACGTCTTCGTAGGGACCGATGAAACGGCGAAACTTTCCCAAAGACCTGATCTTTGGAAAGTCCCAAAGGACTTGTCCTTTGAGGACTTTGGCTGGTGCAAGTGCGTATGCACGCGTTAGTAGAATGCTTCCAATGCCATCGCAAACTCAATGAAGTTTGTTTGGGCATAACACAAGGCGGCTTACGCCATTCTACCACCTTTTTCTTTTCTGCTAACCTTCTCTGCCAAAAGATATATAAAACACCACCCCTACAAACAGAATATGTCAGACCCAGTCCGTATGCCTTCAGGCCAAGGTGGTTTAGTTCGTTACACTGAAGAATCAACAACTAAACTCAAATTTAGTCCCGCAACTATCGTAGCCATTGCTATTTTAATCATGGCGATTATAATCTTACTTAATGTCTTTGGCATGAAAATATTTACCTAAATTCAAGAATTTTCTTAATTAAAGATTTTTGTAATATCAACGACGCCTACTACTGTTTTTCCAAAGTCGCCTACCCCTACACGCACAGCCCCATTTGAACCAACAATATCAGTAGTCAGTGTTCCCTTGGCAAGCACCGCATCATCAGGTTCTTTCACACGATAAAACAAGTTTATCCCGCCAACCTCTAATTGAATATCTCCTTCACCAGTAACATATGCTAAAGAAACCGCATCAAAAGGAGTAACAACGACTGCATTCTCACGAATAGTAAGACTAGGAACTAGCCCTTCCACCACGGTTTGTAATGATGTTTCTTGAGGAACAAGAGCAATAGCCGTATCCTCGACGCGAGTAAAATGAGTTGGAACTGAAGAATCAAGTGTATCAGCATTATCACTAACACGACCACTTTGAGCAGAACCCCGAATCGATTCATCTTCAAAAGTAAACTCTGTAACATCAAGAACCCCTTGTTTAATTTTCATCATGCCTGGTGCTACTTCTACTTGTGATCTTGGATCAGAAGATCGAAATTGCGTGGATGCTTGTTGCATTTGAATATCTCCTTGAATTATTGCGCGACTTCCCACCTCAACATCGACGGGGACTAAAGATGATCCTACTCGTTCTACACGAATAACTCCCCCTTCGAGCAAAAAGATCTTATCCCCTGAATTAACATCAAGAGTTTTGCCTTCATGCGCAAATGTTGAAGCATGAGCAACCGTAAGTTCAAAACCATCAGAACGGGAAATAATACTTGAACCTTCGAGTGAATTAACATTCATATCTATCCCTACAGATCCATGGCGTAAGACCCCCGAACCATATGTTGTTTGCTCATCAAAAGTTGCAGCGCTAAATCCATATTGATCAATAAAATTCTCTGAAAGAGCCTGGGTGGAATCAGCAGAATCGGGAGCAGGAACAATTGGTTCAACATCATCGCCAAATACAAATGAACCAAAAGACAAAAGCAATATACCTAATAATACCACCAATTGTTTAAGATTCATTGTTGTATCTCCCCCGCATTAAATTGACCCGCAAACAGAAATCCCAATGGACGATAATTAATCAAAGAAGAGTTGTCTGTAATTAAAACCAAATAAGTATCATTTCCCAAAAGAGAGATATCATAAGTAACATTTTGCTCAACTAACGAAAGAGCATCAAGTGTGCCGTTATTGACGGCAAGTTGTGAAACAAAAAGTGATGCCGCATCGATCATGGATTTAAAATGAAGCATAAAAGGAGAGGGAGAAAAATCGGAGATTTCTCTTGCCATCTCTCCATGACGTACTTCAACTGGCCAGTTAACTGTAAACAAAACGTGCTCTTCTGCCAAATTTACATCTACAGTAGGTGGATCAAGAGGAGTAACCTCTATTCCTTCAAAAAGAGAATTATAATCTAAGAGAGATGTCGTCTCAACAGAACGAGAATTAGGAGAAGAATCAGAAGTATTTCGAGAGAATGAAGAGGAAGAAGAAGAAGAATTAGAGACAAAATGAATGCAATCAACAACTCGTTTTTGAACCATAAGCTCCAATGTGTCTTCAACCTGCGTAGCATTAGGCATAAGAGAAGTGTCATTATAAAATAAATAATTACTATCAAATAACACATCATCATAATAGGGTCCAACAAGACGATCTTTGCCGCCGTAATAACCCACAGTAATCAGAGAACGCGCAGCAACATCTTCAACACAATTCGAGACAGTTTGCTCAACCAAAGCAGTATCATACGCAAGTTGAACCTGCTGATCAGAGTTAACGGGAGAATGCTTTTGTTGAATCGCCCCAATGAAAATGAACATAACAAGTAAAACAACAAGACCAAGAACCATAAAAACACTGATCTGCCCCTTTTTCTTCATAATACGAATAAGAACAACTAAGTTTATAAAAATAACCTGATTTGTCCCTAGATATGATGCCCGGAATGAACCCTCGACAAATGCAACAGATGATGAAACGCATGGGAATAAACCAAGCTGAGCTTGAAGTAACCCAAGTCATCATGAAACTTGAAAACGGCAAAGAACTTGTTTTTCCAAATCCTTCTGTTTCAAAAATAAATATGATGGGACAACAAACCTATCAATTAACCGGAGAAGTTATAGAACGTGAATCGTCTGCCACGCCAACAATTGCAGAAGACGACATTAAAACAGTCATGGAACAAGCAAAAGTCTCCAGAGAAACAGCGCTTCAAGCAATAAAAGACGCAGAAGGCGATCTAGCCCAAGCAATTATGGACTTAAGTAGTGAGAAAGAGTAAGTGAGCTAATTCATGAATAACTACGCCCCTTATTATCAAAAAGCTCAAGAACAATATCGCATCGCAGCCCATCTTCTCGAAGTTACTTATCCTTTGATGAAAGATACTAAACTGCTCATGGGGATTTGCGCAAACATTCTAAATTGCCTTGAACAATGCTCTACAGCGATTCTAAATTATGAATATCAACAAGGCTTAATCAAAGTTCTTCCAATCACTCTTAATCAAAAAATCTCCATGATCCAAACATTTTCCCCTTCAAAAAATAAAATACCACCAAACATTCTGACTTTAACCAGAGATCTTGCTGAGCTTAAAGAGCTCCACGCCAAAAGCCCAGTTGAATTCTCTCGTAATGGTAAATTTGTCATTTGCAGTAAAGAGTTTGATCTCAAAACTTTAAGCATTGAAGATCTGCGAAAATATCTAGAAATGACTGAAAAATATCTTGCCATTGCCAGCTCAATTTGCCATCATAAGAGCAGTTAAAGCGAAACACATAAAAAGGGCAGTTCCTTTCTTCTCTACTTATCAGGGGTTACTGCCAGCCATGAATGAGAACGAGTATTTACAAGAAGCACGTGAAGAATTAAAACGACTCGAACACATTATTTACGTAAGCCTCAAGTATACCCGTACAGTCGATGTTATTCTCAATGCCCTTAATCGAATGGTAGGAACCTATGACCTTATCGTTGAAGCATTTCTGGAAAAAGCGCGTGAGGAAGGTCGTATTGACGCACTACCAAAAAGTCCCGCTTTACGCGCCAAAAAAGCAGGAGAACTTTTTGAAAACGACATACAACTTCAAAAATATCTCCAATTCTATACCTATCTTAAAACAATTCTTAATCTCCCTCATGAAAAACGTGAAGAATACCGTCGGCATGTAACTCTGATTGTAATTATGGAAAACTCCACAACCGAAATAAAAATTGATAATCTCACCAATGCAGAAAAATATGTGCACGCATTCTTAAACTATGCTTGGATTCAGATCACCGGCAAACCTGAAAAAGATGAAGATGATTTGTAAGTTATGGTTATTACAACTCTCGACTTTTACCGACAAGCAATACAATTTGCAAACGAGCTAGTGACAAAGTTAGAAGGAATAGGTATTCGTGTTGATGAATTTCCCATTGACCACATTTGTTATCGTGTTCCTAGCGTAGAAGAATATGGTGATATGAAAGAATTTCTTGCAAAGCAAGGAACACTTCTTGTTGAGACACCTATTAATGGACGACCGATTTCAACCTATAAACTTACAGCCCCAGTTCAGTATGATAACCCTTCCGGCTTTACCATTCCCTGTATTGAACTCCCTGCTCCCAAAACAGGCAGGACTCATGCGCAAGGTTTTGAACATGCTGAATTTGTGGTACCTTCAGCAGATAGATTTGCTCAAATGTATCCCCAGCATACATTCAAAACAGATAATCCTGGTGGGAATAATCTTACGCTAAGCTTAGATCTTGATTGGTTCGTAGCAAAATTTCATGAACAACCATTAGAAGTAGTAATACAACGTGAATTAGCACAAATTCTAGAAAAAAGACCAACCTAGACAATACCCCACAATAACCTTTTTATAATCCTTTTCTCTACCTAGACAGATGGATTTGAAACAAATCGTTGAACGTAAATCACTTCTCCAACACCCATTTTATCGGCTTTGGCTAGCCGGACGTCTTCCTAAAGAAGCATTGCAAAAATATACTCAACAATATTTTCAACTTGTAGACCATCTACCGCGGTTTATTAGTACGCTTCATTCTCATTGTAATAACGAATATACCCGTAAAATTCTCTTAATTAACCTCATGGAAGAAGAATTGGGCGAAAACAATGGAGGCACATCTCACTCGCAACTCTGGCTTGATTTTGCCCAAGAAATGGGTGTAGGCGACCATGAAATCCACTCCACCATTCTTCTACCTGAAACAAAACAAGTCATTGAACTTATTTATGCCTATTGTCACCATTCTTTAAGTGAAGGTGCAGCGGCACTCTATGCTTACGAATCGCAAGTGCCGCAGATAGCTCAAGAAAAATTAGTTGCCCTTCAACAACACTATGAATTAAGTTCACCGAAAGCCTTACGTTTCTTTGAAGTCCACAAAACTGCCGACATTAAACACGGCAATGTTTGGAAACATTTTGCGCAACAAACCACAAATCCTATGCCAGAAGAAAATGCTGCTCGTGCTGTGTCCGAAGGTTTATGGAAAATGTTTGACGCCATGTATGCTGAATTTGTACCTATGGACATTAAAACAGTTTGTTGAAAATCCCAACAAATTAACAAAGTTTTATTCCAAAAAACCACAAAGATAAAAAAAAACAAGTGTTAATTTCTCGTTAAATTTATTTCTACATTTATTCTTGTCCATCAGTCACATTTATTCGTAACCGATTGGTAAGTTGTGGCCAGAATTCTTTTCCTCCACCAACTGCTTCAATACGTTGAACACGCAAATCATCTGTGGCAGTACAGACGAACGGAGATTCACCCGCAACAGCTTCAAACGCATCAACTTTTGCCGCAGACGGAAAGTCCATACGATCTGGTCGCAAGTATTCACAAATTGGCGTTGAGAAACCTTCAAATTCAGCAACCAACGCTTCTTTGGCATTATCAATGCCCTGTTTTTCTAGAACTGCTCGTACTCGTCGATCTTCTTGTTCAAGCAAGTAAACTTGATATAAATTTTGCGCATTTTGAACAAATTTACTATTTTCAGAAAGTTCCGGCTCATCTTCAAAGAGTGAAAGAATTGTCCCAAACGGATCATCAAGAAAACTCTCCCAACGAGTAGGATTAACCAATACTCCATCAGGACCATAGATCACTGCATTCAAAGCAGCAGAATACCATAACCGCGCGCCAGGCGCAAATTCCTCGATTCCATCACAGCGAACAAAATCAGAGGGATTTTCCGGATTTTGATCAGGACAAACTTGATTCACTTTATCCGCCGGAACATTAAGGGTTTGTAAAAACGAATTCACATCAGCAAGATCACGATTAAGCGACGTAGCAAAAGCAACTTTTTCACCATCATCAACGGTGTATTTCAAAACACATACATTGTTAATACAAGTATTCTCCTCATCAGCAATTAAAGTAGGATTGTTTACTTCGTTAAAACACACCGAACGACCGGCATCTGGCTGTTGCCGACCTGGACCTTGTGCCCGTTGACCAGAGGCTTGGTCCTGAGTGCCACCAAGCAAACCTGGTTTATCACCTTCATCAAGGAAAAGATCACGATACGAACCACACGAAATAGTGTACGGATTTTCACCAGCTACTTCTACCAGCTTTTGTGCTAAAAACCGCGTTCTCGATGTCCAATTCCCTTTAAGACAATAGTGATCAAAAAGTGAATCGCCATTGTTTACACATAAAGGTGTCTTCCCTTGATAGAATTGGTCAATAACACTAAGTTCCTCTCCTTCTTGAGGAGTTTCAAGACTTGTTTCACCTAATGAATTCAGAACAAAACATTGATCTGCATCAGGACAGGACCCTTGCTCTTGATGATTCCAATCATAGAGCATTTTGCTAAAGACCCAATTACCATCAATACAACGATACTCTGCCTCACCGGCAATCCCTTCTTTTGTAAACGTGTCTGTGCGCATATTGGAAATACACGCAAACCCATTC is part of the Candidatus Woesearchaeota archaeon genome and encodes:
- a CDS encoding CADD family putative folate metabolism protein; translation: MDLKQIVERKSLLQHPFYRLWLAGRLPKEALQKYTQQYFQLVDHLPRFISTLHSHCNNEYTRKILLINLMEEELGENNGGTSHSQLWLDFAQEMGVGDHEIHSTILLPETKQVIELIYAYCHHSLSEGAAALYAYESQVPQIAQEKLVALQQHYELSSPKALRFFEVHKTADIKHGNVWKHFAQQTTNPMPEENAARAVSEGLWKMFDAMYAEFVPMDIKTVC
- a CDS encoding TraB/GumN family protein, producing the protein MPYLLLGTSHIAQQSIDEIKHAVDSFQPDIIAVELDKERAHSLLTNAETNIPLSAIRVIGVRGYLFAKIAHTVQQKLGKSIGIAPGSEMKTALTLAKEQKKNVALIDQPIRITLKNFSKTLTWKEKGRFAMDIIKGIISPEKELEKSGFKDIDLRKVPQQEFIEKMIEHLRVRYPSLYKVLIDDRNHYMVKALVKILRTHPEKKVLVIVGAGHLKGMKELLLKIEIIT
- a CDS encoding VOC family protein, which gives rise to MVITTLDFYRQAIQFANELVTKLEGIGIRVDEFPIDHICYRVPSVEEYGDMKEFLAKQGTLLVETPINGRPISTYKLTAPVQYDNPSGFTIPCIELPAPKTGRTHAQGFEHAEFVVPSADRFAQMYPQHTFKTDNPGGNNLTLSLDLDWFVAKFHEQPLEVVIQRELAQILEKRPT
- a CDS encoding nascent polypeptide-associated complex protein, yielding MMPGMNPRQMQQMMKRMGINQAELEVTQVIMKLENGKELVFPNPSVSKINMMGQQTYQLTGEVIERESSATPTIAEDDIKTVMEQAKVSRETALQAIKDAEGDLAQAIMDLSSEKE
- a CDS encoding putative metal-binding motif-containing protein, which produces MNAQLQCEVKESCEPDVETLVLCLSDQTNAHAEMPTQSIEGSRCENYDYKVCCSDKTEDGVVLSQLSNQCSGKFSPVAYLHAMTNSHGARPKYGVNPIVSADPAYTIPVCLSAIQESKCEFKQSKDEGCVLAMSGVGDNSHFSSCEDATEEYESFISCKVTSDIDGDLYAADQDCDDTIREINPGATEVGDGIDNDCDGTIDGDDTQLQGDAELPDGWYQLSDVLDGDQFSGFDAEGITTITQDTGERVFQTTRRGTRALVSKKIALAPRLEGRPAPNYIASVKSTCDINNVNVLIAFDNEKSDNREVLGQWGFITQEILDSEQVDTAPDVPEGIIRTLPQEAKADDKWVSIIIITDEVNCFVSQPLLELKGAMSPTEYNDIHTPREFDQEFGVTLMQASSCCPEGSCWNGFACISNMRTDTFTKEGIAGEAEYRCIDGNWVFSKMLYDWNHQEQGSCPDADQCFVLNSLGETSLETPQEGEELSVIDQFYQGKTPLCVNNGDSLFDHYCLKGNWTSRTRFLAQKLVEVAGENPYTISCGSYRDLFLDEGDKPGLLGGTQDQASGQRAQGPGRQQPDAGRSVCFNEVNNPTLIADEENTCINNVCVLKYTVDDGEKVAFATSLNRDLADVNSFLQTLNVPADKVNQVCPDQNPENPSDFVRCDGIEEFAPGARLWYSAALNAVIYGPDGVLVNPTRWESFLDDPFGTILSLFEDEPELSENSKFVQNAQNLYQVYLLEQEDRRVRAVLEKQGIDNAKEALVAEFEGFSTPICEYLRPDRMDFPSAAKVDAFEAVAGESPFVCTATDDLRVQRIEAVGGGKEFWPQLTNRLRINVTDGQE
- a CDS encoding mechanosensitive ion channel family protein; the encoded protein is MMDTVLAWVGTLPYGTFLTNPYVFGVLIILTFALLANLVFWGFALYLKVFAKKTETLFDDLFVEKTRRPIFLFLFTSGFELALRHVGVLSWVLLVTDALLAIFFLFFLSRLLDTIVQTWGHQLALKTETKIDEVLLPLLHKVTKVIFILIGFLWILHIWHIDITPYLAGVGISGVILGLALQDSLKNLFGGVSLLLDETYHIGDKVRLESGDLGTIIDIGLRSTKMVTFDNEVIYIPNGYLANSRVRNYARPDTKVRVKVMFGVEYGSDPAKVRKTIFDVVSKTLGVLKDPVPQVQFMEMGDFALKFRLTFWIPHWDQEHAKKIEMTEKVYTALNKAGIVIAFPTQIVHLMNEPVKKDNSRKIEGNLKGRQRNK
- a CDS encoding replication factor C small subunit, which encodes MDSTIWTEKYRPHTFAQIRGQKDIVEKVSALVKSGNMPHLLFSGPAGVGKTTMALVIAHELFGDSWRENTLELNASDERGIDVVRVKVKDFARTKAIGNVPFKIIYLDESDALTREAQQALRRTMENYTKTCRFILSCNYSSKIIDPIQSRCAVFRFKPLSEQEIIEVVETVAKNEGLVLTADTKKALFDVSDGDCRRLENVMQSCAVLGKSLTPELIYSMASVAKPKEVNAILATAIAGNFTEARKKLLELMLEYGLSGTDVIKQIHKEIWHLAIPDRKKVELVDKCGEIEFRMVEGSDEYLQLEALLASVMLAGMK
- a CDS encoding PRC-barrel domain-containing protein, which gives rise to MLKMKRVSETYDLKVFTDAGDYFGDIEDGLVQGNKISGWRIRATKNSFLSRVLGNAKGVIVPHQLVKAVGDVLVISRNAVPTGNVDDGGAE
- a CDS encoding preprotein translocase subunit Sec61beta → MSDPVRMPSGQGGLVRYTEESTTKLKFSPATIVAIAILIMAIIILLNVFGMKIFT